Proteins found in one Xenopus laevis strain J_2021 chromosome 1L, Xenopus_laevis_v10.1, whole genome shotgun sequence genomic segment:
- the LOC121402882 gene encoding OTU domain-containing protein 4-like, translated as MDGQGEKGTVACSKDEAAMDSYLRSEGLYRKKIAKDGSCLFRAVAEQAMHSQSEHLKIRKSCIKYLRETRGQYEAAIKTFIRVELEQSFG; from the exons ATGGATGGGCAGGGAGAAAAGGGCACCGTTGCCTGCAGTAAGGATGAAGCTGCCATGGACTCCTATCTGAGATCCGAGGGGCTGTACAGGAAGAAGATAGCGAAGGACGGCTCGTGTCTATTCAGGGCTGTGGCCGAGCAG GCTATGCACTCGCAGTCAGAACATCTGAAGATAAGAAAAtcctgtataaaatatttgcGTGAAACTCGTGGACAGTATGAAGcggcaataaaaacatttatcagAGTTGAATTGGAACAATCTTTTGGATAG